DNA sequence from the Luteibaculum oceani genome:
CCATCCCAGAGTCGTGATTCATCCATCTACGCCGTTTGATGTGCAAAAAGGCATGCTGTCCTCGAATAGGAAAGTCTTGAATCGTTATCTCCTGATGAAAACCCTTTGAGCTGAGCTTATTTTTGGCATACTCCATTGGAGCCTTATTCTTTTCTTCAAAAT
Encoded proteins:
- a CDS encoding ISAon1 family transposase N-terminal region protein; translation: MSDLSLLKLLLPEYLVDYFDVLKHESHGEQLHLYFEEKNKAPMEYAKNKLSSKGFHQEITIQDFPIRGQHAFLHIKRRRWMNHDSGM